The Balneola sp. genomic sequence TCCAATTATCCCCCAGCTAGTTCTCAGTTTCAGGCTACTAATCTCAGGAATTAGCCCCATGAATTTTTCCTGATCAATATTCCACCCAAATGCTACGGATGGGAAATATCCCCAGCGGTTTTCCTCAGCAAATTTGGAGGAACCATCAGCCCTGTATGTAAGGGTAGCTACATACTTTTGATTGTATGTATATACAACACGACCAAGCAAAGAAATCATGTTGAAGTAATTCCCGGCATCTACTCCGTTATTGTTTGCCTGTAAATTATTAATGCCGTTTGCTTCATCAATTATGTAAGATGGGTTTACATACCAAAAATCTTCATCGTCACGAATTACATTCTGTCCTGAGAGTTGAAGAAATTCAGAACGAGTTTGTTGCATGCTTAGCCCACCTACAGCATTTACAGAATGTCGATCATATTCCTTTATATAGCTGAGTGTGTTTTCCCAAAGCCAGTTATAATTAATGCTCTCCTGTTTGAAAATATCGCTGAAATCATTGTTCTGCTGAGAAGCAGTCCCATCTGGATTTAATACGGTGAAAGCGGGAGTAAAATTTCTGGCTCGATTTAACGAAGCATCAATTCCAAAACTGGAACGAAGTAAGAATTCATTTTTGATAATAGCATCGGCAAAAATATTACCCACAAACCGGGTTCCACTATTTTGATTGTTCGAATATTCAATGTCGGCTAATGGGTTACCAACATTATAAACCACCCCAAAGCTACCATCATCGTAAAAAGGTTCGAGTAAAGGTTGCGCCCGATATGCTGCAAAAGTTGCATTCGGCGCGATTTGCTGTTTGTATGGGGCTATCGTCAGGTTGTTTCCAATCTTGATTTTTTCATTCAGCTTATAGGTGTTATTCAACTTTATGGTTAATCGCTCATAACTGGATTTTTCTATAATCCCATCCTGCTGGAAATACCCCACACTCACGTAATAATCGCCCCGGTCGCTCCCTCCACTTACTGATAACTGGTGATTTTGTATGGGTGCAGTACCAAATACAAGATCCTGCCAATCGGTATTGGGTACAGCATCTACATTATTATAGGTGCCCGATCGAATTTCGTTGGCAATAATGGCGTATTCTCTACCATTTAAAAGATCAATAGTGCGCTCTACCTGCTGGAAACCTGTTTCAGTAGAAAAATTAACCTGGGGTTTCCCTACTATTCCTGACCCGGATTTAGTTTGAACTAATACTACCCCATTAGCACCTCTGGATCCGTAGATAGCTGTAGCAGAAGCATCTTTCAATACTTCCATCGACTCAATATCCGCAGAGTTCAAAAATGAGATGTCATCTAAAATGACGCCATCAACTACATATATAGGAGATGAATCATTGAATGTACCAACCCCTCGAATACGCACTGCGGCTGCAGCTCCCGGAGCTCCTGAAGTAGAAGTAATTTGTACACCACTTACTTTTCCTTGTAATGCCTGTTCAACATTCAGACTCGTTACTTTCCCAAGTTCCTCAGAACTTACCCTGCCAATTGCTCCTGTTACATCTCTTTTCTTAACTACCCCATATCCAACAACAACCAATTCGTCCAGAGTGCCAACCACAGTTCTAAGTTGAACTTCTATCTCTGTAAGACCGGTTACATCTATTTCCTGGGTTTCGAATCCAAGGAATGAAAAAACCAATATACTTTCTCCTTCCTGGAGCCTTAACCGGAAATTACCTTCCGGATCCGTGGAAGTCCCTCGGGCAGTTCCTTTTATAAGTATGTTTACTCCAGGTAGTGTTTCTTGTGTTTCTGCATCATATACAGTACCGGTTATTTCGGTTTGGGCATATACTGTGTTACTTCCACTTGAAAACAACATGAAGCCTAACAATGCAAAAAAAAATGTGCCGACAATAGATTTTTGTTGGGTAGGCATAGGCTGTTCTGTATCAAGATTCATAGGCTGATTGTTAGGTCCTTAGCATCAAATAAACCAGCCTGGCTTCGAGTATAGCAGCGCTTTCGCAAAACGAAGCACAGGCAGGTATAAATCAGGATAATGATTACTGTTGTGTATTAACTAGCAATCGTTCTATTGAATATTGTGCAGCATTTAATTTATTCCAATAGAGGCAAGTACAATAAGATTACTTCATGCTTATAAAAGCGCTTTTTTGGCACTACTACATCACTACGTCACTTATAGAAAAATCGGCTTTTAAATATCTATAGAGAGGTCTTCGGCTTCGGTTTACCCAAAGGTTTTTAAGAGGATAAATACCAACACCCCAGTCACGGAAACATAGAGCCAGATTGGGAAAGTCCACTTTGACACTTTACGGTGTGTTTCAAATTTACCGGAAAAGGCAAAGAAGAAACTGGAGAGCACAAGAGGCACTACAAAAACGGATAGCACTATGTGCGATATTAATATGAAGAAGTAGATTGGCTTGATAAACCCTTCTCCCATGAATTTTGTGTCCCCTACAAAATTATGGTAAATCACATAACTCACCAGGAATAAGGAAGAAGTAACAAAAGCACTAATCATAAATCTCATGTGCTTTGCATAATTCCTTCTTTTGATCTCCCTGAATCCCAATAAAAGAAATACAGTACTCAAAGCATTAAATGAAGCATTCAGAGCAGATAGGTTTTTTACCCAGGGTATTTCAGATGGAGCAGGTGCTTTGAAATAAATAAGCCAAAAAAGAAATACCAAAGCGAGCACACTTACTCCTATAATTATACCAAGTGCCCGCTTGGTATTTACCTGTTCAAATACTTTTAAGCTATCCGGGAGTTCGACTTCGTGCTGCATCAATTAACTTATTTAATCCTTTGTTTGTTGAGCGCCTTAAAGTTAAGGTAAACTGGCGCTATTATTTGCCTTATTTCGTTACACAAACCAAGTTTTTTGGAGAAATGTTCTTATCTTCGTCGCAATAATTTACTAACTAGCTTATACTTCTAAACCTAAGTTATTTAGAACGGATTTAAATAAGAAAACCCTGCATCTAAGTATTCAATTCGAGTCAAAAATTCGATAGCTTTGCGCGGCTTCTTATTGAGCGTTAATGCTCAGGTTTGAAATATAAAATCAGCATTTTTATGGCGCAGATTTTCCCTAAGTGGACAAATCAAGTTCCTCGAAAATTACTTATCGGACTTATAGTTACTGCAAACGCAGTTATTCTTGGAATTTGGTACTTCTTCTCTCCCGAATATACCGATGTAGGTTACGCCCCTGTTCAACCGGTTCCATACTCTCACAAAGTTCACGTTGATAAGCTTGGTCTTGATTGCCAGTATTGTCATACCTCTGTGTTTGAGTCTAAGCAAGCGAACATTCCTCCTACACAAACTTGTATGAACTGCCATAGCCAGATTAAAACGGACAGCGAAAAACTCGCTCCTATCCGTGAAAGTTGGGAAACAGGCAAACCTGTAGAATGGGTTAGAGTAAATAACCTGGCTGATTATGCTTACTTCAACCATGCTGCCCATGTGAATGTAGGTGTAGGTTGCGAGAGCTGCCACGGAAGAATTGATAAAATGGAAGTGGTTTACCAATCTGAACCACTAAGTATGAGCTGGTGCCTTGATTGCCACCGCGAACCTGAAAAGTACCTCCGCCCTGTTGAAGAGGTGACTACCATGGGGTATAAGGCTGAGAACCAACTGTTGTTGGGAAGCGAATTAGTTAAGAAAAATAATGTAAGCCCTCCGCAGTATTGTCAGGGTTGTCATTATTAATAAGAAAGGATAGTTGAACTTATAATCATCCAATGAGCGAAGTTACACAGAATACATACTGGAAAAGCTTAAACGAATTAGCTCAGAATAAAGAATATCAAAATTTTGTTGAACGAGAATTCCCTGAGAATGCCACCGAACTAAAAGACGGTGTTTCCAGAAAGGGATTCCTCCGAGTGATGGGAGCGTCTATCGCACTTGCAGGTTTTGCTGCTTGCCGTCGACCAGTTCAAAAAATTCTTCCTTATTCTCAACAACCTGAAGACATTGTTCCCGGCATTCCTCTTTTTTATGCCACTGCAATGCCATTCCAAGGTAACCTTACTGGTCTAGTTGTTGAAAACCATCAGGGACGGCCTACTAAAGTAGAAGGAAATGACCTTCACCCTGCGAGTTTAGGAAATACCAATTCCTATCATCAGGCATCTATCCTTGAAATGTACGATCCTGATCGTTCGAGAAGCCCGCTCCGCAATGGGAGTAAAGCTACTACTGATGAATTCATCAGCTTTGCAAGTGAGCATTTCTCTGATACCAACAAGAATATCCTATTTATATCAGAAGCTAATTCTTCACCGACTTTTCAATCGCTTAAAGAAGAAGCTTTAAACAAATTTAGAAACGCAAGCTGGGTTACTTTCGAGCCTTTTGGTGAGAATGCTATTGTTGAAGGAGCCCAAATCGCTTTCGGAAGTAGACTTCGTACTCTATACAATTACACCAATGCCGATGTAATTGTATCGCTTGACGATGACTTCCTATCTCCTACTCATCCAAATAATGTAGAATATGCAAAGCAGGTTACATCACGCAGGAAAGTAACCAGCACCGGCGATTCTATGAATCGAATCTATTCGGTAGAGAACGGATTTACTCTAACTGGTTCTTATGCTGATAACAGGCTAAGAGTTAAAGCAAGTGAAGTTGAAGCTTTTGCCAATGCGCTTGCAGGAGAGCTTTCTTCCAGAATTAGCGGGCTTAATGCCTTTAGCGGAGTTAGCAATAAATTCACCGGGGACAACTTCATTACTGCAATGGCAGATGACCTAGCTTCTCACGCCGGACGTTGTGTCGTTTCAATCGGTTTTGATCATTCTCCAAGCGCTCATGCCATTATCAATGCTATTAATGTGGCGTTGGATAATGTTGGAAGCACTGTAAGTTATCTTGAAGTTCCTTCCATTGATGATCAAAGTAATTTTGAATCTTTTTCTAGCGCAGTATCAGCTCTTAACGCAGGCAATGTTGATACCGTTGTATTATTAGGTACAAATCCGGTCTTCACTGCTCCTGCTGATTTATCCTTTGCAAGTGCGCTTTCTAATGCAGCAGAAGTAATCCATTTTGGAAGTTACAGAGATGAGAGCTCTACAAATGCAAACTGGCATGTAGCGCGTTCTCACTATCTCGAAGCATGGGGCGATGGATATTCATTTGGTGGTGCACGTTCTGTGATTCAACCACAAATTCAACCATTGCATGATTCCTTAAGCGATATTGAATTCCTTGGTGCTATCGTAAATGGTGAGAAAGTATCTGGCCATGACCTTGTCAAAAGTACCTTTAACGGGTACTACCGC encodes the following:
- a CDS encoding cytochrome C, whose translation is MAQIFPKWTNQVPRKLLIGLIVTANAVILGIWYFFSPEYTDVGYAPVQPVPYSHKVHVDKLGLDCQYCHTSVFESKQANIPPTQTCMNCHSQIKTDSEKLAPIRESWETGKPVEWVRVNNLADYAYFNHAAHVNVGVGCESCHGRIDKMEVVYQSEPLSMSWCLDCHREPEKYLRPVEEVTTMGYKAENQLLLGSELVKKNNVSPPQYCQGCHY
- a CDS encoding 4Fe-4S dicluster domain-containing protein — protein: MSEVTQNTYWKSLNELAQNKEYQNFVEREFPENATELKDGVSRKGFLRVMGASIALAGFAACRRPVQKILPYSQQPEDIVPGIPLFYATAMPFQGNLTGLVVENHQGRPTKVEGNDLHPASLGNTNSYHQASILEMYDPDRSRSPLRNGSKATTDEFISFASEHFSDTNKNILFISEANSSPTFQSLKEEALNKFRNASWVTFEPFGENAIVEGAQIAFGSRLRTLYNYTNADVIVSLDDDFLSPTHPNNVEYAKQVTSRRKVTSTGDSMNRIYSVENGFTLTGSYADNRLRVKASEVEAFANALAGELSSRISGLNAFSGVSNKFTGDNFITAMADDLASHAGRCVVSIGFDHSPSAHAIINAINVALDNVGSTVSYLEVPSIDDQSNFESFSSAVSALNAGNVDTVVLLGTNPVFTAPADLSFASALSNAAEVIHFGSYRDESSTNANWHVARSHYLEAWGDGYSFGGARSVIQPQIQPLHDSLSDIEFLGAIVNGEKVSGHDLVKSTFNGYYRSNFENRWKDILHDGIDINDGYRTANVRLRSVSPSDATPINGIEIVIRPDYSLYDGRFANNGWLQELPDPMTKITWDNVALMSPATAASLGVENEDLVNVTVNGTSITIAAWIQPGHADESITLNAGYGKEGIGRVADVTSDTSQLFDSTVFSGGINVYPLVQSSALLFNSGSISKASGTYSIACVQDHHSLEGRDMYRQATLEKYKKTPEYASFAYVHKYEVPGQKEANEKGEDDLISLFDEQTYPDYEPQWGMAIDLNSCFGCGVCIIACQSENNIPVIGKREVSRGREMHWIRNDRYYMGDEHDPQAVHQPVPCMHCELAPCEQVCPVAATTHSDDGMNQMTYNRCIGTRYCANNCPFKVRRFNFFNYPKEYLTTGEDPDIIQMAMNPEVTVRFRGVMEKCTYCVQRVNRAKINTKIETGSPKPADGTVKTACQQACPADAIYFGDLTDKNSEVSQMKYNERNYLMLEELNVRPRTSYIAKLTNPNPALVDDTKQEAAH
- a CDS encoding TonB-dependent receptor, which produces MNLDTEQPMPTQQKSIVGTFFFALLGFMLFSSGSNTVYAQTEITGTVYDAETQETLPGVNILIKGTARGTSTDPEGNFRLRLQEGESILVFSFLGFETQEIDVTGLTEIEVQLRTVVGTLDELVVVGYGVVKKRDVTGAIGRVSSEELGKVTSLNVEQALQGKVSGVQITSTSGAPGAAAAVRIRGVGTFNDSSPIYVVDGVILDDISFLNSADIESMEVLKDASATAIYGSRGANGVVLVQTKSGSGIVGKPQVNFSTETGFQQVERTIDLLNGREYAIIANEIRSGTYNNVDAVPNTDWQDLVFGTAPIQNHQLSVSGGSDRGDYYVSVGYFQQDGIIEKSSYERLTIKLNNTYKLNEKIKIGNNLTIAPYKQQIAPNATFAAYRAQPLLEPFYDDGSFGVVYNVGNPLADIEYSNNQNSGTRFVGNIFADAIIKNEFLLRSSFGIDASLNRARNFTPAFTVLNPDGTASQQNNDFSDIFKQESINYNWLWENTLSYIKEYDRHSVNAVGGLSMQQTRSEFLQLSGQNVIRDDEDFWYVNPSYIIDEANGINNLQANNNGVDAGNYFNMISLLGRVVYTYNQKYVATLTYRADGSSKFAEENRWGYFPSVAFGWNIDQEKFMGLIPEISSLKLRTSWGIIGNEKIQYLGRFSGVNSDILAVFGSPDTPYNAATYGTSGNPDLQWESTTQIDVGIEGGLFEDKLSVEIDYYNRTTSDILIDLSTPGHLGNGQGQRITFNAAEVQNKGIEFNIAWQDRVGDIAYSIGFLGNTIDNEVQAIGGNSGIDSVLVGGFLANGQSVTRSVVGRPIGAFYGYKTDGIFQNQAELDAYPHLSQADVGDLRFVDVNGDGVLNGEDRTFIGSPIPDFVYGFNLDLFYKNFDLSIGLQGQIGNEIFNGKNVVRPDPYNFEQHVWNRWTGEGTSNSEPRVTYGGYNFLPSDRFIHDGSFLRLRTVIIGYQLPPSYQSRLGLREARLYVKANNLLTITQYTGYTPEIGSQSVIANGIDTGIYPIPRVISVGFNTSF
- a CDS encoding DUF420 domain-containing protein, with translation MQHEVELPDSLKVFEQVNTKRALGIIIGVSVLALVFLFWLIYFKAPAPSEIPWVKNLSALNASFNALSTVFLLLGFREIKRRNYAKHMRFMISAFVTSSLFLVSYVIYHNFVGDTKFMGEGFIKPIYFFILISHIVLSVFVVPLVLSSFFFAFSGKFETHRKVSKWTFPIWLYVSVTGVLVFILLKTFG